The following is a genomic window from Elusimicrobiota bacterium.
GCAAATTAAACGGTTTTTCTCTGGGCGGTAAAAAATCTGGAAAATTTTTATGAATTTGTATCGGTATGGGAATATAAACTTCTCCGATATCTCTTTCTCTGTCACCGGCATTCCATTGATTCAAACCGCTTTTTTCTGCAACTACTTTGTTATTTTTTTTACTTTCTCTTAACGAATATAAAGGTAAAATTACAAAATCTTTTCCGGGAATTTCTAAAAGGGGTTGTCTTACTACTCCTTTTTCAAACAATGTCAAAATTAATTCATATGGATCATCTAAAATCTGTATAGGTAAGTCAATTGATGTATCGGAAATTTCAAATTTTTTAAATAAGGTACTTTTAGAAAAATTAAAGGCATATTCGTTTTTAGTATCCTTGAATTAAATGCCCGCTTTTGAAGATTTTATATCTTTTATTGTGTTTTTATCAATTAATTCATAATCGGTTTCAAATATTTTGAGTATTTTTTTTCTGCGAGCAATACAATGATAAATAGAACTTTTAATACCATATGTTCTTTTAGCAAATTCAATTCTTTCATTCCTTAAATCAGACAACCGCAAAACTAATTTTTCATTATTTAAGTTTCTTAATTCTTTGCTGAATGCATTAAATTCGGCAATTTTTTCTGTTTTATATTCCCCTCTTGCTGTAAAAGTTTTTAACCCAATACCAATATCATCTTTTTTTGCATCAAATGCCAAATCATCTCTTGAGAGATTAACAGCATTAAAAGATTTACAAAAAATATTCTCTGCCACTCTGTAATACAAATATGGGACATCTTTATCACTAAACAATTTTGACAAAGAACAGATTGCTTTTAAGTAATCAAAATAAAGTTTCTTCAAATTATCTGGTTGCGATGTAATGAATATCACTCTGGTAAATCTCCTTTACTGGTAGTTCATTTTCAATTGTTTTTTCTGAATTTAATATCCTTTCCTCTGTTAATTTGCAAAATTTTTCATTTATTTCAAAACCAACATAATTTCTGTTTAATTTCACGGCGGCAACAGCAGTCGTACCACTTCCCATAAAAGGATCTAAAACTAAATCTTTTTCCTTTGAAGTTGTCAAAATCAGTGGTTTTATCAACGACAGCGGAAAAGATGCTTGATGCTCTCCAAAAGGTTCTATGCCACATCTTATTATATCCCTGTGATGATTGAGATGTTTGGCAATATTTAAGTTAAAATAATACCTTTTTGATTTTACAAAATGAAAAATGTGTTCATAAACTGGGTACCGTCTGTCCGGTGAGTAAGATGGAACGGGATTGGGTTTTTCCCAAATAATTTTATTGCGTAAAATCCAACCCTGTTCCTGCATTCCCATTGCAATCCTTTCCGGCAACATTAAAAGTTGCTTGTATTGTAAATATTTGCCATCGGGTTTGACTATTTTATGCTCCTTATAATGTTTGTCCGTTTTTCTAGCATATCTCCCTTTATTCCTAATAAAACCTTTGGTACCGAAATAAACATCACC
Proteins encoded in this region:
- a CDS encoding site-specific DNA-methyltransferase; this encodes RSIELLKKLPDNFINLIITSPPYFGCRVYGNETLGREEHPLGYVANLLKYTKELKRVLYKEGSFYLNIGDVYFGTKGFIRNKGRYARKTDKHYKEHKIVKPDGKYLQYKQLLMLPERIAMGMQEQGWILRNKIIWEKPNPVPSYSPDRRYPVYEHIFHFVKSKRYYFNLNIAKHLNHHRDIIRCGIEPFGEHQASFPLSLIKPLILTTSKEKDLVLDPFMGSGTTAVAAVKLNRNYVGFEINEKFCKLTEERILNSEKTIENELPVKEIYQSDIHYIATR